One Streptomyces sp. NBC_01217 genomic region harbors:
- a CDS encoding long-chain fatty acid--CoA ligase: MQDVPLTISRILEHGRRVHGRSQVTTWTEQGPHRRRFSEIGDRAAQLAHALTDLGIGEGDVLGTLMWNNAEHIEAYLAIPSMGAVLHTLNLRLPAEQLIWIVKHADDKVVIVNGSLLPLLAPLLPHLTSIEHVVVAGPGDRSVLDGAAPRVHEYEELIAGRPTSYDWPELDERQAAAMCYTSGTTGDPKGVVYSHRSIYLHSMQVNMSESMGLTDKDTTLVVVPQFHVNAWGLPHATFMSGVNMLMPDRFLQPAPLADMIEREKPTHAAAVPTIWQGLLAEVTANPRDLTSMARVTIGGAACPPSLMEAYDKLGVRLCHAWGMTETSPLGTMAHPPAGLTEEEAWPYRITQGRFPAGVEARLVGPGGEHLPWDNESAGELEVRGPWIAGAYYGGADGEDLRPEDKFSEDGWLKTGDVGVISEDGFLTLTDRAKDVIKSGGEWISSVELENALMAHPDVAEAAVVAVPDEKWGERPLATVVLKAGAIAEYEVLKNFLAESGIAKWQLPERWTVIEAVPKTSVGKFDKKVIRKQYAEGELDITQL; the protein is encoded by the coding sequence ATGCAGGACGTACCTCTGACGATCAGCCGAATTCTGGAGCACGGCCGGAGAGTGCACGGCCGGTCCCAGGTGACGACCTGGACCGAGCAGGGACCGCACCGCCGACGCTTTTCTGAGATCGGCGACCGCGCCGCCCAGCTTGCCCACGCCCTTACTGATCTCGGAATTGGCGAGGGGGATGTTTTGGGGACACTGATGTGGAACAACGCCGAGCACATCGAGGCGTATCTCGCGATCCCCTCGATGGGCGCGGTCCTCCACACGCTCAACCTCCGCCTCCCCGCCGAGCAGCTGATCTGGATCGTCAAGCACGCCGACGACAAGGTCGTCATCGTCAACGGCTCCCTGCTGCCGCTGCTCGCCCCGCTCCTCCCCCATCTGACGTCGATCGAGCATGTGGTCGTCGCGGGACCGGGCGACCGTTCCGTCCTCGACGGCGCGGCGCCCCGGGTGCACGAGTACGAGGAGCTGATCGCAGGACGCCCGACCAGCTATGACTGGCCGGAGCTGGACGAGCGTCAGGCCGCCGCCATGTGCTACACCTCCGGCACCACCGGCGACCCCAAGGGCGTCGTCTACTCCCACCGCTCCATCTACCTGCACTCCATGCAGGTCAACATGTCCGAGTCGATGGGCCTGACCGACAAGGACACCACCCTGGTGGTCGTCCCCCAGTTCCACGTCAACGCCTGGGGCCTGCCGCACGCCACGTTCATGTCCGGCGTCAACATGCTCATGCCGGACCGGTTCCTGCAGCCCGCCCCGCTCGCCGACATGATCGAGCGCGAGAAGCCGACCCACGCCGCGGCCGTCCCCACCATCTGGCAGGGGCTGCTCGCCGAGGTCACCGCCAACCCGCGCGATCTCACCTCCATGGCCCGCGTCACCATCGGCGGCGCCGCCTGTCCGCCCTCCCTCATGGAGGCGTACGACAAGCTCGGCGTCCGCCTCTGCCACGCCTGGGGCATGACGGAGACCTCGCCGCTCGGCACCATGGCCCACCCGCCCGCCGGGCTGACCGAGGAGGAGGCGTGGCCCTACCGCATCACCCAGGGCCGCTTCCCGGCCGGCGTCGAGGCGCGTCTGGTCGGTCCCGGCGGCGAGCACCTGCCGTGGGACAACGAGTCGGCCGGTGAGCTGGAGGTGCGCGGCCCGTGGATCGCGGGGGCGTACTACGGGGGCGCGGACGGCGAGGACCTGCGCCCCGAGGACAAGTTCAGCGAGGACGGCTGGCTGAAGACCGGTGACGTCGGCGTGATCAGCGAGGACGGCTTCCTCACCCTCACCGACCGGGCCAAGGACGTCATCAAGTCCGGCGGTGAGTGGATCTCCAGCGTCGAGCTGGAGAACGCCCTCATGGCGCACCCGGACGTGGCCGAGGCGGCGGTCGTCGCCGTCCCGGACGAGAAGTGGGGCGAGCGCCCGCTCGCGACCGTCGTGCTCAAGGCCGGCGCCATCGCCGAGTACGAGGTGCTGAAGAACTTCCTCGCCGAGTCCGGCATCGCCAAGTGGCAGCTGCCGGAGCGCTGGACGGTCATCGAGGCGGTGCCGAAGACGAGCGTCGGCAAGTTCGACAAGAAGGTGATCCGCAAGCAGTACGCGGAGGGCGAGCTGGACATCACACAGCTCTGA
- a CDS encoding recombinase family protein: MLPRQRPPADDDNLTPYIGYVRVSTWKEEKISPELQRDSILRWARDVGARIVKWVEDLDESGRHFKRKITGCVESVEGGEARGVAVWRYSRFGRDRTGNALWLARLEKAGGQLESATERIDATTAVGRFQRGMILEFGAFESDRAGEQWRETHEHRKYKLGLPAQGRKRAGYIWHRRRVPDPASPEGYRLQKERYEIDPKYGPVIADCYRDYVAGDGFGIMAIRLNAGGWRTTQGSLWGPDTLRRYMDSGFPAGLLSVHEPECRCGKTDGTCKVHVKIQGKWEELIDYDLWTAYLQRRAEIRATPPRSRIGLYELTGLAKCAQCRKGTSVVNRNGKGKPHTLGHGYRCGTRAKLGPLGCVGVYVRRDIVEDEVMAWMKREAAAGINAAPPTQQNDDQADRAAREQAQRMRAHTRAQADIDKVRQAIARLRADYNANPDDYGPGEYDDALTELRTRRQAAERVLAETPDPQTEVLPARADYIPLLRDYIAEWPAYSTAERNGIYRSILRRVALIRHAPGSGGAEIQCHPVWKPDPWADDQAASDPVTTLAAVRTLIPRDDAHHQEATDVLDDAGRTSDDQPNSGARPESARPVPGDDLDRAGTAPPTLF; this comes from the coding sequence GTGCTGCCACGACAACGGCCACCCGCAGATGACGACAACCTCACCCCGTACATCGGATACGTCAGAGTCAGCACCTGGAAAGAAGAGAAGATCAGCCCCGAACTCCAGCGGGACTCGATCCTTCGATGGGCCCGAGACGTCGGCGCCCGCATCGTCAAGTGGGTGGAAGACCTCGACGAATCAGGCCGCCACTTCAAACGGAAGATCACCGGGTGTGTCGAGTCCGTCGAGGGCGGCGAAGCCCGCGGCGTGGCCGTCTGGCGATACTCCCGCTTCGGCCGCGACCGCACCGGCAACGCCCTATGGCTCGCCCGCCTCGAAAAGGCCGGCGGGCAGTTGGAGAGCGCAACCGAACGCATCGACGCCACCACCGCAGTCGGGCGTTTCCAACGCGGCATGATCCTGGAGTTCGGCGCCTTCGAAAGCGATCGTGCCGGAGAGCAGTGGCGCGAAACCCACGAACACCGCAAATACAAGCTGGGGCTGCCCGCGCAGGGCCGCAAACGGGCCGGGTACATCTGGCACCGCCGCCGCGTGCCCGACCCCGCATCGCCCGAGGGCTACCGCCTCCAGAAAGAGCGATACGAGATCGACCCCAAATACGGGCCGGTAATCGCCGACTGCTACCGCGACTACGTTGCAGGCGACGGGTTCGGAATCATGGCGATCCGACTCAACGCGGGCGGATGGCGCACCACCCAAGGCAGCCTTTGGGGGCCCGACACGCTCAGGCGGTACATGGACTCCGGGTTCCCTGCCGGACTGCTCTCCGTACACGAACCGGAATGCCGATGCGGAAAGACTGACGGCACCTGCAAGGTGCACGTCAAAATCCAAGGCAAGTGGGAAGAGCTGATCGACTACGACCTATGGACGGCATACCTACAGCGCCGCGCCGAGATCCGCGCCACCCCGCCCCGGAGCCGCATCGGCCTGTACGAGCTGACCGGACTTGCCAAATGCGCGCAGTGCCGCAAGGGAACCTCCGTGGTGAATCGCAACGGCAAGGGCAAGCCCCACACCCTCGGCCATGGCTATCGGTGCGGAACCCGCGCCAAGCTCGGCCCCCTCGGATGCGTCGGCGTCTACGTGCGCCGCGACATCGTCGAGGACGAGGTGATGGCATGGATGAAACGCGAAGCCGCCGCCGGCATCAACGCGGCCCCGCCGACCCAGCAGAACGACGACCAGGCGGACCGCGCCGCCCGCGAGCAGGCACAGCGCATGCGGGCCCACACACGGGCACAGGCCGACATCGACAAGGTCCGGCAGGCCATCGCGCGACTCCGCGCCGACTACAACGCCAACCCCGACGACTACGGCCCCGGCGAATATGACGACGCCCTCACAGAGCTGAGAACCCGCCGCCAGGCCGCCGAGCGGGTACTCGCCGAGACACCCGATCCGCAGACCGAGGTACTGCCCGCACGGGCCGACTACATCCCACTCCTGCGCGACTACATCGCCGAATGGCCCGCATACTCCACGGCCGAGCGGAACGGGATTTACAGGTCGATCCTGCGCAGGGTCGCCCTGATCCGGCACGCGCCGGGCTCAGGCGGGGCCGAGATCCAATGCCACCCCGTGTGGAAGCCGGACCCATGGGCCGACGATCAGGCAGCGTCAGACCCGGTGACAACCCTGGCTGCGGTGCGCACACTCATCCCACGCGATGATGCGCACCACCAGGAGGCCACCGATGTACTCGACGATGCAGGACGTACCTCTGACGATCAGCCGAATTCTGGAGCACGGCCGGAGAGTGCACGGCCGGTCCCAGGTGACGACCTGGACCGAGCAGGGACCGCACCGCCGACGCTTTTCTGA
- a CDS encoding helix-turn-helix domain-containing protein, which translates to MTTGSHRPDETFGEWLTRELIARGYDLRERGGGRRAFADKAGLGPAIVSRVLRDTAVPDIKTCGKIAKALSIPTGTVLVRAGHLPADELPTGITPADISQRDALAALGVHTEEDRAAVLALIRALTSHREP; encoded by the coding sequence ATGACAACCGGCTCGCACCGACCAGACGAAACCTTCGGAGAATGGCTCACCAGAGAACTCATCGCCCGCGGCTACGACCTACGTGAACGCGGCGGCGGACGCCGCGCCTTCGCAGACAAAGCCGGGCTCGGCCCCGCCATCGTCTCCCGCGTCCTACGCGACACCGCCGTACCCGACATCAAAACGTGCGGCAAGATCGCCAAGGCGCTGAGCATCCCTACCGGCACCGTGCTCGTCCGCGCCGGCCACCTCCCCGCAGACGAACTACCGACAGGCATCACACCCGCAGACATCAGCCAACGCGACGCCCTCGCCGCCCTCGGCGTGCATACCGAGGAAGACCGCGCCGCAGTCCTCGCGCTCATCCGGGCTCTCACCTCACACCGGGAGCCCTAA
- a CDS encoding aromatic ring-opening dioxygenase LigA — MTAAARLDRARRHLNTPPAEPIAGQLAVDTPPVVCKHGNPQCSAVPTRPYPCGPRCDEHQPSRTRPYYTREQP, encoded by the coding sequence ATGACCGCCGCCGCCCGCCTCGACCGGGCCCGCCGCCACCTCAACACCCCTCCGGCCGAACCGATCGCCGGACAGCTCGCGGTCGACACCCCGCCGGTCGTCTGCAAGCACGGAAACCCGCAGTGCAGTGCCGTCCCGACCCGCCCGTACCCGTGCGGGCCCCGGTGCGACGAGCACCAGCCGAGCCGTACCCGCCCCTACTACACCCGGGAGCAACCGTGA
- a CDS encoding XRE family transcriptional regulator — MQYDRTLLRLAAQGTGDKTPAAVARRLGVGRMAAWRLWNGHGTPAATTAAAAERAYGVPATALVKPLNEVPA; from the coding sequence ATGCAATACGACCGCACCCTTCTCCGCCTCGCCGCTCAGGGCACCGGGGACAAGACCCCCGCCGCTGTCGCCCGTCGGCTCGGCGTCGGCCGTATGGCCGCCTGGCGCCTGTGGAACGGCCACGGCACCCCCGCCGCGACGACCGCCGCCGCCGCCGAGCGCGCCTACGGCGTCCCCGCCACCGCACTCGTCAAACCGCTTAACGAGGTTCCGGCATGA
- a CDS encoding mucin-2 — MPWFKVDDTAHAHPKLLKAGNPAVGLWMRAGAYAAQHLTEGTIPGVVAQLYGTAPQARKLIAAGLWHEHGHTCPRPKCKQPAPGDYYMHDFLIYNPTKAAVTADREKAAGRQKKAREKAAETRNQTRNADDSSRETNSFASERSAENPESAANGIAFPNLFAGQEGLSHRDGMDPSRSPRPDPSPTTSFGSSNPPAPQGGKGAAAALVEAWWGTYGRGTAQNRTTIRRAVEDALANGLDAQLLAAAMDRLGQTSKPVTGGTLQFALSDIRRTTAGADVIPLDPNAPRRLGRAAQAAALMADILTQENAQ; from the coding sequence GTGCCATGGTTCAAGGTCGACGACACCGCCCACGCCCACCCCAAGTTGCTGAAAGCCGGAAACCCTGCCGTCGGGCTGTGGATGCGGGCAGGCGCCTACGCCGCCCAGCACCTCACAGAGGGCACCATTCCCGGTGTCGTCGCCCAGCTGTACGGCACCGCCCCGCAGGCACGAAAGCTGATCGCGGCCGGACTGTGGCACGAACACGGCCACACGTGCCCGCGTCCCAAGTGCAAGCAGCCCGCCCCGGGCGACTACTACATGCACGACTTCCTGATCTACAACCCGACAAAAGCAGCTGTCACCGCAGACCGCGAGAAGGCCGCCGGACGCCAGAAGAAGGCCCGCGAGAAGGCCGCCGAGACCCGAAACCAGACGCGTAATGCCGACGATTCGTCGCGCGAAACGAACTCTTTCGCGAGTGAACGATCGGCTGAAAATCCTGAAAGCGCCGCGAACGGGATCGCGTTTCCGAATCTCTTTGCAGGTCAGGAGGGGTTGTCACACCGTGACGGTATGGACCCGTCACGGTCCCCCCGACCCGACCCGTCCCCTACTACTTCCTTCGGAAGTAGTAACCCCCCTGCCCCCCAAGGGGGGAAGGGGGCAGCGGCCGCGTTGGTCGAGGCGTGGTGGGGAACGTACGGCCGTGGTACGGCCCAGAACCGGACCACGATTCGCCGTGCCGTCGAGGACGCCCTCGCCAACGGCCTGGACGCGCAGTTGCTCGCAGCCGCGATGGACCGCCTCGGTCAGACATCGAAACCGGTCACGGGCGGGACGTTGCAGTTCGCCTTGTCGGACATCCGCCGTACGACGGCCGGTGCGGACGTGATCCCGCTCGACCCGAACGCCCCTCGCCGCCTCGGCCGCGCCGCCCAGGCCGCCGCGCTCATGGCCGACATCCTCACTCAGGAGAACGCCCAGTGA
- a CDS encoding ERF family protein gives MTVTTLPIPHATATAPAAPVASTIYQPAPAGTPADTPRVFAAIAAVMRDVMPVAKDKENQAQRYKFRGVDDAMSAMAGPMRAHGLFILPSIADHRAERRGDKMTHVTITMRYHVYGPAGDCLTAEVPGEASDFADKATNKAQSAALKYLLFTLFMIPVDGRSIDDGDRDHPVEPTEEHRAERAAQQQRRNQRQQNGQQRNQQRQGGQQQRPNRGEQQGPPAPAAPTRDYLAEATTAPNPQAFAKVRADAVAAGAPPEFLARLDAVAAQKKAAANQPQRQQAPAGGTTFVDPSVVVEDQEHAAALGEMYDAAKSAGLTREEADAVMVTHHKTAPQAATIAALRALRDDLLDAARQNGATA, from the coding sequence GTGACCGTCACCACACTGCCCATCCCTCACGCGACCGCCACGGCCCCGGCCGCCCCCGTCGCATCCACGATCTACCAGCCCGCCCCCGCTGGAACCCCTGCGGACACTCCCCGCGTGTTCGCCGCCATCGCCGCCGTAATGCGCGACGTGATGCCCGTTGCCAAGGACAAGGAGAACCAGGCGCAGCGCTACAAGTTCCGAGGAGTCGACGACGCCATGTCCGCCATGGCCGGACCGATGCGCGCACACGGCCTGTTCATCCTGCCTAGCATCGCCGACCACCGTGCCGAACGTCGCGGCGACAAAATGACGCACGTCACCATCACCATGCGGTACCACGTGTACGGACCCGCAGGTGACTGCCTCACGGCCGAAGTGCCGGGTGAGGCGTCCGACTTCGCCGACAAGGCCACGAATAAGGCCCAGTCCGCCGCGCTCAAGTACCTGTTGTTCACCCTGTTCATGATCCCCGTGGACGGCCGCAGCATCGACGACGGCGACCGCGACCACCCCGTAGAGCCCACCGAGGAGCACCGCGCCGAGCGGGCCGCACAACAGCAGCGCCGCAACCAGCGGCAGCAGAACGGGCAGCAGCGCAACCAGCAGCGGCAGGGTGGGCAGCAGCAGCGCCCCAACCGTGGCGAGCAGCAGGGCCCGCCCGCACCGGCCGCCCCGACCCGCGACTACCTCGCCGAGGCCACCACCGCGCCCAACCCGCAGGCGTTCGCCAAGGTGCGCGCCGATGCCGTCGCCGCCGGGGCGCCGCCGGAATTCCTCGCCCGTCTCGACGCCGTGGCCGCGCAGAAGAAGGCCGCCGCGAACCAGCCGCAGCGGCAGCAGGCACCCGCCGGTGGAACCACGTTCGTTGACCCGTCGGTCGTCGTCGAGGACCAGGAGCACGCCGCCGCCCTCGGCGAGATGTACGACGCCGCCAAGTCGGCCGGCCTCACCCGCGAGGAGGCCGACGCCGTCATGGTCACCCACCACAAGACGGCACCGCAGGCCGCGACCATCGCCGCCCTGCGCGCCCTACGTGACGACCTGCTCGACGCCGCCCGCCAGAACGGGGCGACCGCATGA